From Pseudonocardia autotrophica, one genomic window encodes:
- a CDS encoding enoyl-CoA hydratase/isomerase family protein produces MAVEDDIQFERDGHVARIWLNRPHKRNCITVPMLHRLDEIITEIEADPELRVAVVRGRGNTFSSGFDLDSLQAEFIGSSTAMDVAVVSAKVCDRLYNMSTPSVAVLEGYVTAGGFEVMISCDFAIADETAQIGDFHIRRALFGGAGPIYRLPRILGIRKTKELMLTGKLLSGKEADDFDLVNASAPAEKLDATVEEFISHLTDKSPFQMKLTKMAVDRGLDADIASLMVLEHLAVGVTLNSDDAAEGVAAFLEKREPKWTGR; encoded by the coding sequence ATGGCAGTCGAGGACGACATCCAGTTCGAGCGCGACGGTCACGTGGCCCGGATCTGGCTGAACCGCCCGCACAAGCGCAACTGCATCACGGTCCCGATGCTGCACCGGCTCGACGAGATCATCACCGAGATCGAGGCCGACCCGGAGCTGCGGGTCGCGGTCGTGCGCGGGCGTGGCAACACCTTCTCGTCGGGCTTCGACCTCGACAGCCTGCAGGCCGAGTTCATCGGCAGCAGCACCGCGATGGACGTCGCCGTCGTGTCGGCCAAGGTCTGCGACCGGCTCTACAACATGTCCACCCCGTCCGTGGCGGTCCTGGAGGGCTACGTCACCGCCGGCGGGTTCGAGGTCATGATCTCGTGTGACTTCGCCATCGCGGACGAGACTGCGCAGATCGGCGACTTCCACATCCGCCGCGCGCTGTTCGGCGGCGCCGGCCCGATCTACCGGCTCCCGCGCATACTCGGCATCCGCAAGACCAAGGAGCTCATGCTCACCGGCAAGCTGCTCAGCGGCAAGGAGGCCGACGACTTCGACCTGGTCAACGCCAGCGCGCCGGCCGAGAAGCTGGACGCCACGGTCGAGGAGTTCATCAGCCACCTCACCGACAAGAGCCCGTTCCAGATGAAGTTGACCAAGATGGCGGTCGACCGGGGCCTGGACGCCGACATCGCCTCGCTGATGGTGCTGGAGCACCTCGCGGTCGGCGTGACCCTCAACTCCGACGACGCCGCCGAGGGCGTCGCCGCCTTCCTCGAGAAGCGCGAGCCCAAGTGGACGGGTCGCTGA
- a CDS encoding nitroreductase family protein, producing MLIDEALSTTRAVRRRLDATRDVPVELVRECVELAMQAPAGSAVARTRFVVVRDPERRRAVAEIYSDVYRNSYKESAGYIGKVSRADAEGQLMQERTARSADALERALHEVGTIVIGCLDGARLDGVPSMTSSSLLGGVLPAMWSFMLAGRARGLGTCWTTMHLARERDVAEALDIPFNRVQQVCLTPLAFTVGTDFRPASRPGADEVVHWDGWDADREGPAPIKGLLGPSTAPGTP from the coding sequence ATGCTCATCGACGAGGCCCTGTCCACCACCCGCGCGGTGCGCCGGCGGCTGGACGCGACGCGTGACGTGCCCGTCGAGCTCGTACGGGAGTGCGTCGAGCTCGCGATGCAGGCTCCGGCCGGGTCGGCGGTGGCGCGGACCCGGTTCGTCGTGGTCCGGGACCCGGAACGGCGCCGGGCGGTCGCCGAGATCTACTCCGACGTCTACCGCAACTCCTACAAGGAGTCCGCCGGCTACATCGGCAAGGTGTCCCGGGCCGACGCGGAGGGGCAGCTGATGCAGGAGCGGACCGCCCGGTCCGCCGACGCCCTCGAACGCGCCCTGCACGAGGTCGGGACGATCGTGATCGGCTGTCTGGACGGTGCCCGCCTGGACGGGGTCCCCTCGATGACGAGCAGCTCGCTGCTCGGCGGGGTGCTGCCGGCCATGTGGAGCTTCATGCTCGCCGGGCGTGCCCGCGGGCTCGGCACCTGCTGGACGACCATGCACCTGGCCCGCGAGCGGGACGTCGCCGAGGCGCTGGACATCCCCTTCAACCGGGTGCAGCAGGTCTGCCTCACCCCGCTCGCGTTCACCGTGGGCACCGACTTCCGGCCGGCGAGCCGGCCCGGGGCCGACGAGGTCGTGCACTGGGACGGCTGGGACGCCGACCGCGAGGGCCCCGCGCCGATCAAGGGTCTGCTGGGGCCGTCGACGGCGCCCGGGACTCCTTGA
- a CDS encoding SDR family NAD(P)-dependent oxidoreductase: MTERGLEGRTVLLTGATGGLGSAIAARLVADGAEVVLTDVDEAACAELAGRIGGRTRTAALDVAAEEQWERLAAATGRLDGLVNNAGIGSLGTVADESRRRWDDVVAVDQLGTWLGMKYCGPVIERSGGGSIVNIGSVLGTTGGLGNSFSYAAAKGAVRSMTLNAALHWADRGVRVNAVVPGFIGTAQLLGRYEGTDRHREMLAHTPMGRLGRPEEVAAAVAFLLSAEAGYTTGSELLVDGGWSAR; this comes from the coding sequence ATGACGGAGCGAGGGCTCGAGGGCCGGACCGTGCTGCTGACCGGCGCGACCGGCGGTCTCGGCTCGGCGATCGCCGCGCGGCTGGTGGCCGACGGGGCGGAGGTCGTGCTCACCGACGTCGACGAGGCGGCCTGCGCCGAGCTCGCCGGCCGGATCGGTGGCCGCACCCGCACCGCGGCGCTCGACGTCGCCGCCGAGGAGCAGTGGGAGCGGCTCGCCGCCGCGACCGGCCGGCTCGACGGCCTGGTGAACAACGCCGGGATCGGCAGCCTGGGCACCGTCGCCGACGAGTCCCGGCGGCGCTGGGACGACGTGGTGGCCGTCGACCAGCTCGGCACCTGGCTGGGCATGAAGTACTGCGGACCGGTGATCGAGCGTTCCGGCGGGGGCTCGATCGTCAACATCGGGTCGGTCCTGGGCACGACGGGCGGGCTGGGCAACAGTTTCTCCTACGCCGCGGCCAAGGGCGCCGTGCGCTCGATGACCCTCAACGCGGCCCTGCACTGGGCCGACCGCGGCGTGCGGGTCAACGCGGTCGTCCCGGGGTTCATCGGTACCGCGCAGCTGCTCGGACGCTACGAGGGCACCGACCGCCACCGCGAGATGCTGGCCCACACCCCGATGGGCCGGCTGGGCCGCCCGGAGGAGGTCGCCGCCGCCGTCGCCTTCCTGCTGAGTGCCGAGGCCGGCTACACCACCGGCTCGGAGCTGCTGGTCGACGGCGGCTGGTCGGCCCGCTGA
- a CDS encoding alcohol dehydrogenase catalytic domain-containing protein, giving the protein MHAYRMTAAGTARMVELPAPRPGPGQVLLQVRAAGICHSDLHVLDAPAAMWEPPFTLGHEICGTVTATGDGADPELVGRQVVVHAPYGCGECSRCRAGATNDCDRRRSLPAGLGLGVDGGMADEIVVDAARLVGADGLDPAEAAALTDAGLTSYRAVTGSAAHLAEPGAVAVVIGVGGLGHMAIGILRARTGAHVVAVDTREEALELARACGAQTACRPDEAAAAVASASEGRGADVVLDFVAAQATLDGAGPLLRIAGELVLVGGAGGVLAVRKPGPLPSGASLRLPFWGSYDELVETVALARQGGIRARTTTYPLSEVTRALEDLRAGRVLGRAVLVPE; this is encoded by the coding sequence GTGCACGCCTACCGGATGACGGCCGCGGGAACGGCCCGGATGGTCGAGCTGCCGGCACCGCGACCCGGCCCCGGGCAGGTCCTGCTGCAGGTCCGCGCCGCCGGAATCTGCCACAGCGACCTGCACGTGCTCGACGCACCGGCGGCCATGTGGGAGCCGCCCTTCACGCTCGGGCACGAGATCTGCGGGACGGTCACCGCGACCGGCGACGGGGCCGACCCGGAGCTCGTCGGCCGGCAGGTCGTCGTGCACGCCCCCTACGGTTGCGGGGAGTGCAGCCGATGCCGGGCCGGCGCGACCAACGACTGCGACCGGCGGCGCTCCCTGCCCGCGGGGCTGGGCCTCGGCGTCGACGGCGGGATGGCCGACGAGATCGTCGTCGACGCGGCGCGGCTGGTCGGTGCGGACGGGCTCGACCCCGCCGAGGCGGCCGCGCTCACCGACGCCGGCCTGACGTCCTACCGGGCGGTCACCGGATCGGCGGCGCACCTGGCGGAGCCGGGGGCGGTCGCCGTCGTGATCGGGGTGGGCGGGCTCGGTCACATGGCGATCGGCATCCTGCGCGCCCGGACCGGCGCGCACGTGGTGGCCGTGGACACCCGTGAGGAGGCGCTCGAGCTGGCCCGTGCCTGCGGCGCGCAGACCGCCTGCCGCCCGGACGAGGCCGCGGCCGCGGTGGCGTCGGCGTCGGAGGGGCGCGGCGCGGACGTCGTACTCGACTTCGTGGCCGCACAGGCCACACTGGACGGTGCGGGACCGCTGCTGCGGATCGCGGGGGAGCTGGTCCTCGTCGGCGGCGCCGGTGGGGTGCTGGCGGTGCGCAAGCCGGGCCCGCTGCCCTCCGGCGCGAGCCTGCGGCTGCCGTTCTGGGGTTCCTACGACGAGCTCGTCGAGACCGTCGCCCTCGCCCGGCAGGGCGGCATCCGGGCCCGCACGACGACCTACCCGCTCTCCGAGGTGACCCGCGCGCTGGAGGACCTGCGCGCCGGACGCGTGCTCGGGCGGGCGGTCCTCGTCCCGGAGTGA